Proteins from a genomic interval of Nocardia sp. BMG51109:
- a CDS encoding DUF3761 domain-containing protein, which yields MSTAPVCHAPRPHPSAPDRATAQCRDGTYSFSQHRRGTCSGHDGVDHWL from the coding sequence ATGTCGACCGCGCCCGTGTGCCACGCCCCGAGGCCGCACCCCTCGGCACCTGACCGCGCCACCGCGCAGTGCCGGGACGGTACCTACAGCTTCAGTCAGCATCGCCGGGGCACCTGCTCCGGGCACGACGGCGTGGACCACTGGCTGTAG